A section of the Neorhizobium galegae bv. orientalis str. HAMBI 540 genome encodes:
- a CDS encoding ABC transporter substrate-binding protein, with protein sequence MRLTKLTTALLAGALFAFPALAVDLRIGLQDDADVLDPAQSRTFVGRIVYTALCDKLVDVSPDLKIVPQLATEWKWSADGKELTMKIREGIKFHDDTPLDAAAVVATIERNMTLPESRRKSELTSVAKVEASGPLEVKFTLKAPDVTLLAQLSDRAGMIVSPTAAKALGANFGSKPVCAGPFKFVERVQQDRIVLEKFKDYWNKDKIFVDKVTYLPIPDTTVRLANLQSGDLDFIERLAPTDVTAVKGNSGLKYDATVNIGYMALYANIANGARADNPFGKDKRLRQAFSLAIDRDAMNQIVYEGTAVGGNQPFPPNSPWFNKAIPVPARDVAKAKALIKAAGFDRVPVELQIPNNPVAQQMMQILQSMVAEAGFDVSLKSTEFATLLEEQTRGNFQLSRSDWSGRVDPDGNIHQFITCKGGINDVKYCNPDVDKLLNEARASTDDAVRKQKYDAAGVILNEDMPVIYLGHQSWIWAYKKNVTGFVPSPDGMIRLQGVKKG encoded by the coding sequence ATGCGACTTACCAAGCTTACGACCGCGCTGCTGGCCGGCGCGCTTTTCGCCTTTCCGGCGCTTGCGGTCGATTTGCGCATCGGCCTGCAGGACGATGCCGACGTTCTCGATCCGGCCCAGTCCCGCACCTTCGTCGGCCGTATCGTCTATACCGCCCTGTGCGACAAGCTGGTCGACGTTTCGCCCGATCTGAAGATCGTTCCGCAACTCGCCACCGAGTGGAAATGGTCCGCCGACGGCAAGGAACTGACGATGAAGATCCGCGAGGGCATCAAGTTCCATGACGACACCCCGCTCGACGCCGCCGCCGTCGTTGCCACCATCGAACGTAACATGACCCTGCCGGAATCTCGCCGCAAGAGCGAACTGACGTCCGTCGCCAAGGTCGAGGCATCTGGTCCGCTGGAAGTCAAGTTCACGCTGAAGGCACCAGACGTGACGCTGCTCGCCCAGCTCTCCGACCGCGCCGGCATGATCGTCTCGCCGACCGCCGCCAAGGCGCTCGGCGCCAATTTCGGCTCCAAGCCTGTCTGCGCCGGTCCGTTCAAGTTTGTCGAGCGCGTCCAGCAAGACCGCATCGTGCTCGAAAAATTTAAGGATTACTGGAACAAGGACAAGATCTTCGTCGACAAGGTCACCTACCTGCCGATCCCGGATACGACCGTGCGCCTTGCCAACCTGCAGTCGGGTGACCTCGACTTCATCGAGCGTCTGGCTCCGACCGACGTTACCGCCGTCAAGGGCAATTCGGGCCTTAAATACGATGCGACCGTCAACATCGGCTATATGGCGCTTTACGCCAATATCGCCAACGGCGCGCGTGCCGACAATCCGTTCGGTAAGGACAAGCGCCTGCGCCAGGCCTTCTCGCTGGCGATCGACCGCGACGCCATGAACCAGATCGTTTATGAAGGCACCGCCGTTGGCGGCAATCAGCCGTTCCCGCCGAACAGCCCGTGGTTCAACAAGGCAATCCCGGTTCCGGCCCGCGATGTCGCCAAGGCCAAGGCTCTGATCAAGGCCGCCGGTTTCGACCGCGTGCCGGTCGAACTGCAGATCCCGAACAACCCGGTCGCCCAGCAGATGATGCAGATCCTGCAGTCGATGGTCGCTGAAGCCGGTTTCGACGTCAGCTTGAAGTCGACCGAGTTCGCCACCCTGCTCGAAGAGCAGACCCGTGGCAACTTCCAGCTCAGCCGCTCCGACTGGTCTGGCCGTGTCGATCCCGATGGCAACATCCATCAGTTCATCACCTGCAAGGGCGGCATCAACGACGTGAAATACTGCAATCCGGACGTCGACAAGCTGCTCAATGAAGCACGCGCCTCGACCGACGATGCGGTCCGCAAGCAGAAATATGATGCTGCGGGCGTGATCCTCAACGAAGACATGCCGGTCATCTATCTCGGTCATCAGTCGTGGATCTGGGCCTACAAGAAGAACGTCACGGGTTTCGTGCCCAGCCCTGACGGCATGATCCGCCTGCAAGGCGTCAAGAAAGGCTAA
- a CDS encoding ABC transporter permease codes for MPVYIGKRLLVAIPTLLIISIFVFSLQKLLPGDPILAMAGEERDPAVIEFLRDKYRLNDPVVVQYFYWLGGVLVGDFGISLRTNQPVLELILQKLPVTIQLAVMAMFFAMLIGIPIGILAAVKKNTFIDYIANVLALTGLSIPNFWLGIMLILLISVQLGWLPASGFESIFVDPVRSLQTMVMPAFVLGNALAATLMRHTRSAMIGVLSADYIRTARAKGLSPREVILSHSFRNALLPVVTLSALLFGELLAGAVLTEQIFTIPGFGKLIVDAVFNRDYAVVQGVVLCTAVGFILMNLVADVLYVLLNPRLRATL; via the coding sequence ATGCCTGTCTACATCGGAAAGCGTCTGCTGGTCGCCATCCCGACCTTGCTGATCATCTCCATTTTTGTCTTTTCACTGCAGAAACTGTTGCCCGGCGATCCCATTCTGGCCATGGCCGGCGAGGAGCGTGACCCTGCCGTCATCGAGTTCCTGCGCGACAAATACCGGCTGAACGATCCGGTCGTGGTGCAATATTTCTACTGGCTCGGCGGCGTGCTGGTGGGTGACTTCGGAATCTCGCTGCGCACCAACCAGCCTGTCCTGGAGCTGATCCTTCAGAAGCTGCCGGTGACGATCCAGCTTGCCGTGATGGCGATGTTCTTCGCCATGCTGATCGGCATTCCGATCGGCATCCTGGCAGCGGTCAAGAAGAACACCTTTATCGACTACATCGCCAATGTGCTGGCGCTGACCGGCCTGTCCATCCCGAATTTCTGGCTCGGCATCATGCTCATCCTGCTGATCTCGGTGCAGCTTGGCTGGCTGCCGGCCTCGGGCTTTGAGTCGATCTTCGTCGATCCTGTCCGGTCCCTGCAGACCATGGTCATGCCGGCCTTCGTACTCGGCAATGCGCTGGCCGCGACCCTGATGCGCCATACCCGCTCGGCGATGATCGGCGTGCTCAGCGCCGACTATATCCGCACCGCCCGCGCCAAGGGGCTTTCTCCGCGGGAAGTCATTCTGAGCCACAGTTTCCGCAATGCGCTGCTGCCGGTGGTGACCCTGTCGGCGCTGCTGTTTGGCGAACTGCTGGCCGGCGCCGTCCTGACAGAACAGATCTTCACCATTCCGGGCTTCGGCAAGCTGATCGTCGATGCCGTCTTCAACCGCGACTATGCGGTCGTGCAGGGCGTCGTGCTCTGCACGGCAGTCGGCTTCATCCTGATGAACCTCGTCGCCGACGTTCTTTATGTCCTGCTCAATCCGCGTCTGAGGGCCACCCTATGA
- a CDS encoding ABC transporter permease: MTTIDQAPPVAAAKRDRSRAWRKMKKNRSALVGAVIVLFFAILAASAPILPIIDPVATSWTAIRKAPSAMHWLGTDDLGRDILSRMIWGARASLMAGVFSVAIAVGIGVPFGLVSGYFGGWVDMVISRITEALLAMPFLIMAIALAAFLGPSLMNAMIAIGLSAMPIFVRLTRGQVLAVKTEDYVEGARAVGLNHFEIMTRYILPNVFAPIIVQATLTIATAIIAEASLSFLGLGQQPPAPSWGSMLNVAKNFLSQAPWMAMWPGAAIFLVVIGFNLLGDGLRDALDPREA; this comes from the coding sequence ATGACCACGATCGACCAAGCGCCGCCGGTTGCGGCAGCCAAGCGCGACAGGAGCCGCGCCTGGCGAAAGATGAAGAAGAACCGGAGCGCGCTCGTCGGCGCCGTCATCGTCTTGTTCTTCGCAATCCTGGCGGCCAGCGCGCCGATCCTGCCGATCATCGATCCCGTCGCAACGAGCTGGACGGCGATCCGCAAGGCGCCCTCGGCCATGCACTGGCTCGGCACCGACGATCTCGGCCGCGATATCCTGTCCCGCATGATCTGGGGCGCCCGGGCGTCGCTGATGGCCGGCGTGTTCTCGGTTGCGATAGCGGTCGGCATCGGCGTGCCCTTCGGCCTCGTCTCCGGTTATTTCGGCGGCTGGGTGGATATGGTGATCTCGCGCATTACCGAGGCGCTGCTCGCCATGCCATTTCTAATCATGGCGATCGCGCTTGCGGCATTTTTGGGCCCGAGCCTGATGAACGCGATGATCGCCATCGGCCTGTCCGCCATGCCGATCTTCGTGCGGCTGACCCGCGGTCAGGTCCTGGCGGTCAAGACGGAGGATTATGTCGAAGGCGCACGCGCCGTTGGCCTGAACCACTTTGAAATCATGACCCGTTACATCTTGCCCAACGTTTTTGCCCCGATCATCGTCCAGGCGACGCTGACGATCGCAACCGCGATCATCGCCGAGGCGAGCCTTTCCTTCCTCGGCCTCGGCCAGCAGCCGCCGGCCCCGTCCTGGGGCTCGATGCTGAACGTTGCCAAGAACTTCCTGAGCCAGGCGCCCTGGATGGCGATGTGGCCGGGTGCGGCGATCTTCCTCGTCGTGATTGGTTTCAATCTCCTGGGCGATGGCCTGCGCGATGCGCTGGATCCCCGCGAAGCATGA